The following coding sequences lie in one Bacteroidota bacterium genomic window:
- a CDS encoding GNAT family N-acetyltransferase → MDIIKTNRLEIVEITIEDTPFIFELLNTPSWIKFIGDRGIKTENDAKNYILNKFLPAYSTSWFGFRLVRMNDSKTPIGIAGLVKRDALEHIDIGFAFLPQYEGKGYGFESAAAIMEYAETTLGIKTIAGITNADNTRSIALLEKLGLRYQKMILLPNETEEIMLFLKQ, encoded by the coding sequence ATGGACATTATTAAAACAAACCGACTTGAAATTGTAGAGATTACAATTGAAGATACACCTTTCATTTTTGAATTGCTTAACACTCCTTCATGGATAAAATTTATTGGCGATAGAGGAATAAAAACAGAGAATGATGCAAAAAATTATATCTTAAATAAATTTCTTCCCGCCTATTCAACATCCTGGTTTGGCTTTCGATTGGTAAGAATGAATGATAGCAAAACACCCATTGGAATTGCCGGACTTGTGAAACGCGATGCCTTGGAACACATTGACATTGGATTTGCATTTTTACCTCAATACGAAGGGAAAGGATACGGCTTCGAATCGGCTGCTGCTATCATGGAATATGCCGAAACCACCTTAGGAATAAAAACAATCGCAGGTATCACCAATGCCGACAATACACGCTCTATTGCGCTCTTAGAAAAACTAGGATTGCGTTACCAAAAAATGATTCTGCTTCCCAATGAAACCGAAGAAATTATGTTGTTTTTAAAACAATAA
- a CDS encoding leucine-rich repeat domain-containing protein, whose amino-acid sequence MKKNLALFVLLFVSAISTAQKDKVYRSFEEAFKNPAQVYQLKVTFKKLDSVPQNIYKLVNLQKLDLSNNDFKTLPTELFMLSNLKELILFRNKLTEVPAAIGNLKKLEKLILSSNKLKAIPASIGELTNLIELSVKDNLLKSVPSEICNLKNLQQLFLSYNDIKALPDSLGNLVNLEHLYIGNNDLLTLPFSLSKLINLKYFYLGRNELMEVPSAICNMTRLKELDLSYCGALGFLPSCLKNIALLDVLIMDASQTLPFSESRFHNPSLKVIIQ is encoded by the coding sequence ATGAAAAAGAACCTGGCCCTTTTCGTTTTACTTTTTGTTTCCGCAATTTCAACTGCACAAAAAGATAAAGTCTACCGGTCGTTTGAAGAAGCATTCAAAAATCCGGCACAAGTTTATCAGCTAAAAGTTACATTCAAAAAGTTGGATTCTGTTCCGCAGAACATTTACAAATTGGTGAATTTGCAAAAACTTGATTTGAGTAACAACGATTTTAAAACACTGCCTACAGAACTTTTTATGCTGTCCAATTTGAAAGAGCTTATTCTTTTTAGAAATAAGCTAACGGAAGTTCCGGCAGCAATTGGAAACTTAAAAAAACTGGAAAAGTTAATTTTGAGTAGCAATAAACTCAAGGCAATACCTGCAAGCATTGGTGAATTAACCAATTTAATTGAGCTTTCTGTAAAAGACAATTTATTAAAATCCGTGCCCAGCGAAATTTGCAACTTAAAAAATCTACAACAACTTTTTTTATCCTACAATGATATCAAAGCATTGCCGGACAGTCTTGGAAATCTTGTCAACTTAGAACATCTATACATCGGAAATAATGATTTGCTTACATTGCCCTTTTCTCTTTCAAAACTAATTAACTTAAAATATTTTTACCTCGGCAGAAATGAATTAATGGAAGTTCCTTCGGCAATTTGTAATATGACCCGCTTAAAAGAATTAGACCTCTCCTATTGCGGGGCATTAGGCTTTTTGCCTAGTTGTTTAAAAAACATTGCACTTTTGGATGTATTGATAATGGATGCAAGTCAAACATTGCCGTTTTCAGAGTCCCGATTTCATAACCCTTCTCTCAAAGTAATTATTCAATAA